In a genomic window of Wyeomyia smithii strain HCP4-BCI-WySm-NY-G18 chromosome 1, ASM2978416v1, whole genome shotgun sequence:
- the LOC129733865 gene encoding uncharacterized protein LOC129733865: MDGHSGYGVFNTDHRISRKLAQPCSIYVAELAAIHNSLRIIELKTPDNYFIFSDSLSSIEALRSIKPVKHPSYFLPEIRRILEVLVDRSFIICFVWVPSHCSIPDNEEADLLAKRGAIDGDIFDRPITYTEYFHLPRQLALENWQEKWNKDDLGRWMHSISPKVSTKAWFKGLDLTRDFIRVISRLMSNHYVANAHLYRINLVDSNLCECGGYEDIDHIVFVCPKYHRARAKLIDSLRKQEVTFTMQVRDVLASRNPALKHESSLLFERHDPPNLDFDFKEIRNHHPQRIVVRISI; the protein is encoded by the exons atggatggacattccggatatggcgttttcaacacagatcatcgcatatctcgcaaactggcacagccctgctccatatacgtagctgaattagctgccatacacaattcgctgcgaattatcgagctcaagacaccagacaattacttcatcttctcggacagcctcagttctatcgaagctctccgatcgattaaaccggtcaagcacccgtcctatttccttccggaaattagacggatattagaagtgctggttgatcggtctttcattatctgctttgtgtgggtcccctctcattgctcaatcccagacaatgaagaagctgatttattagcaaaaaggggtgccatagatggagatatatttgatagaccgatcacctataccgagtattttcatctgccccgacaactggctctggaaaactggcaggaaaagtggaataaagacgaccttgggcgatggatgcactcgatctcgcccaaagtgtctacaaaagcttggttcaaagggttagatttaactcgtgatttcattcgagttatttcgcgcctaatgtccaatcactatgttgcaaacgcacacctctatcgaataaacttagtcgatagtaatctgtgcgaatgtggagggtacgaagatattgaccacatagtcttcgtatgccctaagtaccacagagcaagggccaagcttatagattctctccggaaacaggaagtgacgtttacaatgcaagtacgggatgtgcttgctagccgcaaccccgcgctt aaacatgaatcatcgcttctttttgagagacatgatccaccgaacttagattttgatttcaaagagataagaaaccatcaccctcaacgaatagtagtaaggattagtatttag